GACGAGCCGGCGTCGTTCGATCGGTCGCAGGTCTTCGGTCCGACCGTCGAGAGCGGAATCGTCGTTCCGATCGGCGACCACGGCGTCTTCGTGGTCGCGTCGGGTGAGAAGTCGATCGACGCCGACGCTCGGCGACTGATCGAGACGCTCGTCGCCACGACCGAGGCCGCGTTTGACCGCCTCGAGAGTGAGGCCAGTCTTCGCGAGCGGGAAGCGGAACTCGAGGAACGGAACCGGCGGCTCAACCGCCAGATCGAGAGTACGGAACTCATCAGACGGATCGACCAGTTGCTCATCGGAGCCGACAGCCGCGAGGAAATCGAGCGAACCGTCCCCGAACGGCTACTCGAGGCCGAGAACGTCGCGTTCGCGTGGATCGGTGCGCTCGACGCCAGCGGCACGCAACTCGAGCCCCGTGCTTGGGCCGGGCAGCAACAGGCGTATCTGGACGACGTGTCGCTCGCGTACGACGCATCCGCAGAGCCGGCCGTCCGGACTGTGCGGAGCGAAACGACAACGGTCGTCTCGAACGTCGTCGAGGGGTTGCAGGGCGAGGGGTGGCGGCGACACGCACTGGATTCCGGGTTCCAGTCGGTCATCAGCGTCCCGCTTTCCTACGCGGAGTACACCTACGGCGTTCTCACCGTGTACGCCGACGAACCGGACGCGTTCGGCGACCTCGAGCGGACGGTGATGACGGAACTCGGCGAGGGAATCGCGAACGCGGTCACTGCGGTGAAAACCCGAGAAGCGCTGCACGCCGAGACGCTGCTCGAACTCACGCTCCAAATCGAGGACATGGATGACCTCTTCTCCCGAATCGCGACGGCGACGGGGGCCCGCGTTGAGTACGGTGGGCTCGGCTCTCACTCCGCCGATGAGGCGCTGCTGTTCTTCGAAACCAGCGGCGTCCCGGCCGCCGACGTACGGGCGGTCCTCGCGGATCTCGTCTCGATCACCGAGTACCGCCTCCTCAGCGAGACGGACGGAACCTGTCGCTTCGAGGCGACCGTCGCCGGCGACGTCGTCGCCTCACAGCTGGTCCGTCACGGTGCCAGCCCGCGCTCGATGCACGCCACCAGCGACGGCATGGAGGTCACCGTCGACGTTCCCACGGGAACCGACGTTCGCGAGTTTATCGAGACGCTTCAGGACCAGTACGCAACCGTCGAACTGCAGGCCCGCCGCCACGTCGAGCGCTCGATGGAGACCCGAAGCGAACTCGTGACATCACTGTTCGACGTCCTCACCGACCGGCAACTCGAGGTGTTGCGGACTGCCTACTTCGCGGGCTTCTTCGACTGGCCCCGGGAGAGCACCGGCGAGGAAATCGCCGCCATGCTCGACGTGACGCAGCCGACGGTCAACCGACACTTGCGGATCGGCCAGCAGCGGCTGCTGGCACAGCTGTTCGAGGACGAGATGCCGTCGACCACGGAGTGAGGCCGTTCGAGACGGGTCTGCTGTCGCCCGACCCGTTTCGGAGAGAGGAACGCCCAAGGGGCCGGTGGTCGTATCCCCGTCCATGGAAACATCCGACCGGCAGCGTCAGGACGGGCCACTTCGATCGACACTCGTCGCCGTCGGGTTGACGGCTTTCGGCCTTCTCGCCGCGAATATGGCTACGCTTCCGGCCTTCGCGCTCGATCCGTCGCTGATCGAGTCGCCGGCGGACGCGTCGATTACCGCCCGAACGGTGTTCATGATCCTGAACTTCCTCGGATTCGCCCTCGCTGGCGGGCTCTATCTCGCCGTGACCGACCGCGGCTGGTCGTACGTCGACCTGCGGGCCCCGACGAAACGGGGGTGGACGTATGTCTTCGGTGGTATCGTCGGCACCATCGTGTTCTACATCCTCGTCAATCTCGTCGTTCAGTCGCTCTCCCTGCCGTCAGCGGACAATCAGGTCATGTCGCTTATCGACAACGACCCACAGATGGTGCTGATCATGATCGGCATCGTCTTCTTCTTCAATGCGCCGGCCGAGGAGTTCCTCTTCCGGAACGTCGTCCAGAAGCGCCTCTACGACGCCTTCAGCCGGTCGAACGCGATCATCATCGCCAGTGCAATCTTCGCACTCGTCCACCTGCTATCGTATGCCCTAGTGTCCGGGTCACTGCTCGCAACTGTCGTCCCCATCGTCGTCATCTTCGGTGGCGCGATCATCTTCGGCTATCTCTATGCCAAAACGGACAACCTCTTTGTTCCGATCGCCGCTCACGCCGCGTTCAACGCCCTCCAGTTTGGCCTGCTCTACATCGCACTGCAGTACGATATCGAGGAGCCGGAGGCCGCCACGTCGCTGCTGGTTGACTTCGTCGGGACCGCCCTCCTGTAATCGCACACTGGAATCGGGTCCGATCCTTTAATATCGCCGGACTGTGAGGGAGTGATATGTCCCAGGCGAAGGGCGACCGCCGCGAGCGGGAACTCGTCAACGAACTCGACGAGGCCGGCTTCGCGGTGATGCGCGCGCCCGCGAGCGGCTCCGCGACTGAACGCGAACTCCCCGACGTGCTCGCCGGCGACGGCGAGCAGTTCTACGCGATCGAGGCGAAATCGAGTTCGGGCGATCCGATCTACCTCACCGGCGAGGAAGTCGAGGCGCTGACCTTCTTCGCCCGAAACTTCGGCGCGAAACCCCGGATCGGCGTCCGCTTCGACCGCGAGGACTGGTACTTCTTCCATCCCGGCGACCTCTACGTCACCGACGGCGGTAACTACCGTGTTAAGAAGGAAACGGCGCTGGCAGACGGGACCGACTTCCCCGAGTTCACCGGCCGCTCCGAGAAGGTCACGTTAGCGGACGTCGGCGACGGCGACGACGGCCCTGACGAAGAGATCGTTCGAGTCCTGAATGCGGTCGAGCAAGGCGTCATGGAGATTGACGAAGCCGCGGCCCTGCTCGAGTGAGGCCGCGCGACGCGGTCCAGTGTAGCGCAGAAATAACCTCGCCCGCGCTCGAGCCGGTCGTTCCCGTCTTCTAACCGGTTAATTTATTGGCGGTAGTTGGAATTCCTACGTATGTCGACGGAAACCGGATGGGGGTCTCCGGTCGTCAACGTCGTTTCGGTCGCGGCGTACGCACTGACGACGATCGGGGTGGCTGCGATCGGCTGGTTCGTGACAGTTTTCCTGTGGGGGATCGCGATCGGTCCCGATTCCGCGCTGGCCGCGGCGACCGCGATCGCCGTCGTTCCCGTGCTCGCGCTCGGCTACGTCGCAGTCTCGATGGAGGGGAGCCCCACACTGTCGATGGCCGCCTATGTAATCTGTCTCGCGGGTGCGGCGGCCGCTTTCCTCGCGGCCGTCTGGGCGACGGTGTTTCTGTTCGTCGTGATCCCGCTCGGGTTCGATACCGCAGCGACCGCGGCGGGGCTCGTCACGCTCGCGTTGGCGGCCGCCGTCGCGGCGGTCTCGGTGGCGGCGGTCACCGCGGTCGGGAAGTCGACGGATTGGACGCTCGTGTTCCGAATGGCCGTCGCGATACTCCTGCTCGTCCTCATCACGATCGGCTTTCTCGCCGCGATCTGGCTCGTCGCGTTCGTCCTGTCTACCCTCCTCGTCGGGCCGGTCCTCGGGGTGTACGTGGCTGGCGGGATCACCGTCCTCGCGACAGTCGTCCTCGGCTACCACGAGTACACGCAGGTCGAGTCCATCGAGCAGCGGGCGGACGCGACGCCGACGTCCGCCGCCGACCTACCTGGAATCCACGCGACGACGACGAAGGTCGCCACCCAGCTCGGCGTCCCGATGCCGACGATTGCTATCTCCGAAACGCACGCCCCCGAGGCGATGGTCGTCGGGTTCCGACCGAGCGACACGCACCTTATCCTTTCCTATGGTGCCGTCACGGCGCTCACCGACGCCGAACTCGAGGCGGTCATCGCTCACGAACTCGCCCACGTGGCGAACAGGGATGCGATGGTGATGACTGCCGTCTCGGCACCGGTCGTCCTCGCCGACGGCCTGCGAGCGCGGGTGCGCGACGACCTGTTACTACACGGCGGTCGGGAGTGGGACGAAGACGAGTGGAAGCCGCCCGCGGAGACGCCCGATCCGGACGGAGAGTGGGGTGACGACGAAATCTTCGGCCCCGACGACGAGTGGCGAGCGATGACTCTTTCGCCGAATTCAGACGACGATGACAACGCGAACGAGAGCGACGGCTGGCTCCTCAGTTTAGTCCTCTTCATCATCGCGACCGTGGCGTGGCTCATCAGCCGAGCGATTACTGCCGTCCTCTCGCGGGCCAGGGAGACAGCCGCAGATCGCACCGCCGTCGAGGTGACCGGATCGCCGGCCGCCCTCGCTGGCGCACTCCGGGCACTCGACGACCGCATCACGCAGATGCCGACCCGCGATCTCCGCGAGGTCGCGAGCGTCTCCTCGCTGTCGATCCTACCCCTCGAGCCGATGGCGACCGACCCGGGCGACCCCGATTCAGTCCTCGGGAGGGCTCGAAATCGGCTCCACCGGCTTCGCGTCCGGTTGTTCCGGTCGCATCCGCCGACCGAGCAGCGACTCGCCGAACTCGAGGCCCTCGAGCGGGAGCGCCGCTGACCGGTCGATCGATGACGGCGAGTTGGAACCCCCTGAAGAAGACCCGTCTCGGCTTCCGACGGAGCTCGCGCTCGAAGACAACACTTACGTTCATTATTCTATTCTGACACTGTATGAACGAATCAGCTATCGTCGGCCGCCTGAATCTCATCATCGTGCTCCTGGCGCTCATCATCGTACTATTGCTATGGCCACTCCTACCGATACTGCTGTTTTACGGGGTTGTCGTCCTCTTTTTTGCTCTTCTCGCTGCGCTGGTCTGGGCGTTGGTCCAATCGTAGTAAATACGGCGATGAAGAAATCGCGTTGTGTGTTGACAATTACCTCGAGTCGGTGACTTGTCGCAGCCGCGTCCGCGGGAAGACGTAGACCTTCAGCGACGAGGGGACAACGCCGTTTCTGGCCACGGTGGCATGATGGTATACCGCGCCGACGACGGGGACATCCGGTTTATAGGCCTCGTTCGTCCCGTATTCGGCGACGGTACAGTCGGCCGCCTTGAGTTCGACGGCGTCGGCCCGCAGTTCCGAAACGTCAACGACGGTGAGGCGGTCGCCCGTCTCGCGGTCGACGACGGTGTCACCCGGAATGAGCGTGTGTTCGTCGCAGTAGAACGGCGCGGTCGCGTCTTCGTCGACGAACATCGTCTCGTCGCAGTCGTGACACGTGACGGCGATCTCGCCCGGCGGCGGGGTGCGCCCTTCCGTGATCTCGATCGCGACCCGGCGAACGTGCTTGCAGCGAGCCTTGCGGAAGACGTGATCCGGACAGGTACATCTGCCCGCCTCGAGATCGACGAGATAGGTGTGGTCGCTCGCGGACTCGACCTCATAGAGGCCGTCACCCAGCGGGAGCACCGACATCGGCTCGGTGCGCGCTCGGCGCGATCGCTTCGTGAGGTGGTCTGGCGACGGTACTGGCAGCGGTGCTTTCGGTGACGCTGTTGTTTTCATGGGTGCGTCGACGGGGAAATCGCTAGTCGGCTGGCTATTCGATGTTGTTAGGGTATCGAGGGCAATAACGACCTCGCCTGCAACAGCAAGTGCGCCGTTTATACGATAGCGACCACCGAGGAACGATCGCTCCTGATGACTGCTCGAGGCCCCCTTCGAAGCGCTTTTCACCGGGCCGGAGAAAGCGATCAGTCAATGGTCGAACGCGAACAGGTCATCGAAATCGTCGCGGCCGTCGCTGCCGTCGCCGTAATGCTGGCATCCATGGTCGCCATCGGGTCCTCCTACGGAGCCGAGAACAGCACGCTCTCGCCCGAAGGTGCGCAGATGCTTGTCGGCGTGATCATCGGCTTTATCTTCCTAATGACTGCGGTCGGCATCGGGCTAGCCTACGTCCTGAACGACGCCGAGGACGGTCTCGACGCGACCGACGATGACGACAACGGAGACGCGCAGGGAACGGTCTGAGACCGACAGTACGTTTTCATCCGTCGTCGGCTGACGTCACGTCTGCTCGACGGTCCGACTCCGTTAATCAGGTCAGTCCCCGCTCGCGGACTGGCCGTCGTCCTCAACTTCTCGCCAGTCCTCGAGTTCTTCGTCGTCGGCGTCGTCGATCCGCTGCTCGTAGTACGCCATCGGGTGGGGAATGCGCTCACAGAGATCGTCCTTGTTCACGCAGTCGCCGTAGGACTGCATGGTCGCACAGGAGGGTGCGGAGTACTCCGTCGGCGAACTGTCCCCGCGGATATGGTCAGTCTGATAGCGAGTCATCTCCTCGCCGAACGACGAGTTGACCCGATAGAGGTCGACGATCTGGTCGGTGTTCATCCCGATACTCGTGAGGAAGGCAGTGATCGCGAAGCGAGAGTGATGGGAGAGGTGTTCGCCCTTCTGGATCTGATCGAGCAGCGCCTTCATACACGGCGGGAACAGGTCCGGAACGACGGTGTCGATGTCCTGAGTGAGATCGAGATCGGCCAGCACCTCGCGGATCTCATCGGCGTCGTCTTCGAGTCCGGTCGCGATGGTCTCGGGGACCTCGAACGGTAGCCCATCCTCGATGCGGCCTCGGATCGCCTCCCGCAGGAGCGTAAGAAGTTCGTCCTCGTCGACGGGAACGTTGCCCGCGTCCAATGGCTGATTCACGAGTTGCCACCCGTCGTCCCACAGGTCTTCGGCCAGCGGCAGGTAGGTACCAACGTCGATCCGGTAGCTGTCGCTCGATTCACGGATGTCGTCTCGCAAGTCGAACTCGGCGAGTAAGTCCTCGAGTGCCAGCCCCGTCGACTCGATGCTCTTCAGTTCGGTCGTATCGGCCATGTCGGCCGTAAACCGCTCGTAGGCCGTCGCGGCCTCGGCGCGAGCGTACTTGCGCACGAGCACGCGTTCGCCGACCATCGAGACGAGCACCCGTGCGACCGGGTAGGAGAGCAACTCGATGCGGGCGTCGCGGTGTGTCTCACCGGTCGACCCCGCTTCGATTGCGGTAATAACACGTTGGCGCGCGCGGTTGACGACCGCCCGATCTTGCTCGACGACGGTCGCCAGATCGACCGCCTCCGTCGCGACGGCCTCGCGGGCCGCCTCGAGAAACGGGTACCGGGCGTGGAGTCGCTGCATCGGTAAAAGAATATTACTCCCGCGGGATAAACGCGCTGATTATCCCAATCGTTCTTTATCAGGCCGTTCGTCTCGTCGCTCCGATACCGGCGTCAATCGTCACCGATAGCCGGCCATCACACCGGTGGTAAAATTGTATTACCGGCGCGGACGGTCGATCGATGTCGCCAGCGACCGACGGTCTCATCGCTCCCCACTCGAGGATCGATTTCAAGGGTGTTCGACACGTCGTCTCGAGTATGCCACAGGCGACGAGAGATGGCGTGTCGATCTACTACGAGTACGATCAGAGCGATGGAGACGGCCGGGCACCGGTCGTGTTCGTGCAGGGACTCGGGTTCGGTCGGTGGATGTGGCGCTGGCAACGCGAGGCCGTCGCCAACGAGTACGACATTATTGCCCCCGACAATCGGGGCACCGGCCGCTCGGACACTGGCCTCCCGCCGCTCGTTCCGCGGCTTCCCGGGACACTTCGCGGCCTGGTCCTCCTTAAACTGGCTGGCTACTCAATTGGTGGGCTGGCGGCCGACCTCGAGGCCGTCCTCGACGATGTAGGGATTTACGACGCCCACATCGTTGGCGCGAGCATGGGCGGGATGATCGCCCAGCGCTACGCGATCGAGTACTCCCGGGCGAAGTCGCTCACACTGTGTTGTACGTCCCACGGCGGCCCCGACGCGGCACCGGTCCCCGACGAGACGCAAGAACACATGTTCGACACGCCCGACGGGGCGAGCGAGCGAGAGACGCTCCGCCACCGGATGCGGCCCGCGTTCAACGAGCGGTTCACCAACCGGAACCCGCATCTCATCGATCGGATCCTCGAGTGGCGACTCGAGCAGGACGCCGACGATCCCGCCCGCGAGGCTCAGGCCGCCGCCGTCCAAAACTTCGATGTCAGTGGCCGCCTCGACGGGCTTCGGACCCCGACGC
This genomic stretch from Natrinema sp. SYSU A 869 harbors:
- the hjc gene encoding Holliday junction resolvase Hjc; this encodes MSQAKGDRRERELVNELDEAGFAVMRAPASGSATERELPDVLAGDGEQFYAIEAKSSSGDPIYLTGEEVEALTFFARNFGAKPRIGVRFDREDWYFFHPGDLYVTDGGNYRVKKETALADGTDFPEFTGRSEKVTLADVGDGDDGPDEEIVRVLNAVEQGVMEIDEAAALLE
- a CDS encoding SWIM zinc finger family protein; its protein translation is MKTTASPKAPLPVPSPDHLTKRSRRARTEPMSVLPLGDGLYEVESASDHTYLVDLEAGRCTCPDHVFRKARCKHVRRVAIEITEGRTPPPGEIAVTCHDCDETMFVDEDATAPFYCDEHTLIPGDTVVDRETGDRLTVVDVSELRADAVELKAADCTVAEYGTNEAYKPDVPVVGAVYHHATVARNGVVPSSLKVYVFPRTRLRQVTDSR
- the priL gene encoding DNA primase regulatory subunit PriL: MQRLHARYPFLEAAREAVATEAVDLATVVEQDRAVVNRARQRVITAIEAGSTGETHRDARIELLSYPVARVLVSMVGERVLVRKYARAEAATAYERFTADMADTTELKSIESTGLALEDLLAEFDLRDDIRESSDSYRIDVGTYLPLAEDLWDDGWQLVNQPLDAGNVPVDEDELLTLLREAIRGRIEDGLPFEVPETIATGLEDDADEIREVLADLDLTQDIDTVVPDLFPPCMKALLDQIQKGEHLSHHSRFAITAFLTSIGMNTDQIVDLYRVNSSFGEEMTRYQTDHIRGDSSPTEYSAPSCATMQSYGDCVNKDDLCERIPHPMAYYEQRIDDADDEELEDWREVEDDGQSASGD
- a CDS encoding M48 family metalloprotease — its product is MSTETGWGSPVVNVVSVAAYALTTIGVAAIGWFVTVFLWGIAIGPDSALAAATAIAVVPVLALGYVAVSMEGSPTLSMAAYVICLAGAAAAFLAAVWATVFLFVVIPLGFDTAATAAGLVTLALAAAVAAVSVAAVTAVGKSTDWTLVFRMAVAILLLVLITIGFLAAIWLVAFVLSTLLVGPVLGVYVAGGITVLATVVLGYHEYTQVESIEQRADATPTSAADLPGIHATTTKVATQLGVPMPTIAISETHAPEAMVVGFRPSDTHLILSYGAVTALTDAELEAVIAHELAHVANRDAMVMTAVSAPVVLADGLRARVRDDLLLHGGREWDEDEWKPPAETPDPDGEWGDDEIFGPDDEWRAMTLSPNSDDDDNANESDGWLLSLVLFIIATVAWLISRAITAVLSRARETAADRTAVEVTGSPAALAGALRALDDRITQMPTRDLREVASVSSLSILPLEPMATDPGDPDSVLGRARNRLHRLRVRLFRSHPPTEQRLAELEALERERR
- a CDS encoding CPBP family intramembrane glutamic endopeptidase, translated to METSDRQRQDGPLRSTLVAVGLTAFGLLAANMATLPAFALDPSLIESPADASITARTVFMILNFLGFALAGGLYLAVTDRGWSYVDLRAPTKRGWTYVFGGIVGTIVFYILVNLVVQSLSLPSADNQVMSLIDNDPQMVLIMIGIVFFFNAPAEEFLFRNVVQKRLYDAFSRSNAIIIASAIFALVHLLSYALVSGSLLATVVPIVVIFGGAIIFGYLYAKTDNLFVPIAAHAAFNALQFGLLYIALQYDIEEPEAATSLLVDFVGTALL
- a CDS encoding alpha/beta hydrolase gives rise to the protein MPQATRDGVSIYYEYDQSDGDGRAPVVFVQGLGFGRWMWRWQREAVANEYDIIAPDNRGTGRSDTGLPPLVPRLPGTLRGLVLLKLAGYSIGGLAADLEAVLDDVGIYDAHIVGASMGGMIAQRYAIEYSRAKSLTLCCTSHGGPDAAPVPDETQEHMFDTPDGASERETLRHRMRPAFNERFTNRNPHLIDRILEWRLEQDADDPAREAQAAAVQNFDVSGRLDGLRTPTLILHGTADQVVPVENARLLREKITDSRLELVEGGSHLFFIEDADRVNEMLLEFLEEQD